Proteins from a genomic interval of Diprion similis isolate iyDipSimi1 chromosome 10, iyDipSimi1.1, whole genome shotgun sequence:
- the LOC124410863 gene encoding FAM172 family protein homolog CG10038 isoform X2, translating into MFRVIRRIFRSIVNRKFTKLTAMTDTVFPTSLKGFGYAFDEGGKLRKLDQSTGLTTDDGFEFNVTEDHAYNQKRYEALGQVIDLHIYDLLEKEGLKKLFVPKEAPSKAPELKSFIFVSEDALLNDKLVILIHGSGVVRAGQWARRLIINDNLETGTQLPYIRKARELGYAVMVLNTNDNFRTVNGKPTEIPGSKDPHSHVDTVWKQYIEPSNAKHVAIVAHSYGGVCVVKLAVDHSEEFRRRVFAVGLTDSVHTIPAAKNTKHILKHRVGATFSRDKDT; encoded by the exons ATGTTTAGGGTGATACGTCGCATTTTTCGCAGTATTGTGAACCGGAAATTCACGAAACTGACAGCAATGACTGATACTGTATTTCCTACATCGCTGAAAGGTTTTGGATACGCTTTTGACGAAG GCGGGAAACTTCGAAAGCTTGATCAAAGTACCGGCCTCACTACTGACGATGGATTCGAGTTTAACGTCACTGAAGACCATGCTTACAATCAAAAACGATACGAAGCTCTCGGCCAG GTAATTGATTTGCACATCTACGATCTCCTAGAGAAAGAAggtctgaaaaaattgttcgtgCCGAAGGAGGCGCCTTCAAAGGCACCAGAACTGAAGTCGTTCATATTCGTTAGCGAAGACGCATTGCTGAATGACAAGCTTGTGATATTGATACATGGCAGCGGAGTTGTCAGAGCCGGTCAATGGGCAAGGCGATTAATTATAAACGACAATCTAGAGACCGGCACACAATTGCCTTACATAAGAAAAGCACGAGAGCTTGGATACGCGGTGATGGTTCTCAACACAAACGACAATTTCCGTACCGTAAACGGAAAGCCGACTGAAATACCG GGTAGCAAGGATCCTCATAGTCACGTCGATACCGTCTGGAAGCAGTACATAGAGCCCTCGAATGCGAAGCACGTAGCAATCGTTGCGCACAGTTACGGTGGCGTTTGCGTCGTTAAATTG GCGGTAGACCATTCGGAAGAATTTCGTCGCAGAGTATTTGCCGTCGGGCTAACCGATTCTGTGCACACGATTCCTGCAGCAAAGAACACGAAACACATTTTGAAG CATCGAGTCGGTGCTACGTTCTCTAGGGATAAGGACACCTAG
- the LOC124410865 gene encoding 2-iminobutanoate/2-iminopropanoate deaminase isoform X2, whose amino-acid sequence MASIIRKIITAPAAPKPVGPYNQAILVDRTVYLSGVLGLDKESGKLVDGGAAGEARQALVNMGCILKEAGSDFEKVIKTTILLDSIDDFSAINEVYKEFFTKDYPARSTFQVGKLPLGAKVEIEAIALTGEVKTVGGS is encoded by the exons ATGGCCTCTATAATACGGAAAATTATTACTGCTCCAGCAGCGCCTAAACCCGTTGGTCCTTACAA TCAAGCCATTTTGGTCGACCGAACCGTTTATCTTTCTGGAGTACTTGGGCTTGATAAGGAGTCTGGGAAGCTGGTGGATGGTGGGGCAGCCGGAGAAGCTCGTCAGGCACTCGTCAATATGGGATGTATTTTAAAGGAGGCGGGTTCGGACTTTGAGAAAG TTATAAAGACGACTATCTTGCTCGACAGTATCGATGATTTTTCTGCCATAAACGAAGTTTACAAGGAAT TTTTCACAAAGGATTATCCAGCAAGGTCGACATTCCAGGTTGGGAAGCTACCATTG GGAGCGAAGGTTGAAATCGAGGCAATTGCGTTGACTGGTGAAGTAAAAACGGTCGGTGGGTCTTAA
- the LOC124410863 gene encoding FAM172 family protein homolog CG10038 isoform X1, producing the protein MFRVIRRIFRSIVNRKFTKLTAMTDTVFPTSLKGFGYAFDEGGKLRKLDQSTGLTTDDGFEFNVTEDHAYNQKRYEALGQVIDLHIYDLLEKEGLKKLFVPKEAPSKAPELKSFIFVSEDALLNDKLVILIHGSGVVRAGQWARRLIINDNLETGTQLPYIRKARELGYAVMVLNTNDNFRTVNGKPTEIPGSKDPHSHVDTVWKQYIEPSNAKHVAIVAHSYGGVCVVKLAVDHSEEFRRRVFAVGLTDSVHTIPAAKNTKHILKVARNWVSSEKPLDTPERTPDGDIERRSAGHPTHEMTSYSCMESLFQFVEERFNEARGKSDL; encoded by the exons ATGTTTAGGGTGATACGTCGCATTTTTCGCAGTATTGTGAACCGGAAATTCACGAAACTGACAGCAATGACTGATACTGTATTTCCTACATCGCTGAAAGGTTTTGGATACGCTTTTGACGAAG GCGGGAAACTTCGAAAGCTTGATCAAAGTACCGGCCTCACTACTGACGATGGATTCGAGTTTAACGTCACTGAAGACCATGCTTACAATCAAAAACGATACGAAGCTCTCGGCCAG GTAATTGATTTGCACATCTACGATCTCCTAGAGAAAGAAggtctgaaaaaattgttcgtgCCGAAGGAGGCGCCTTCAAAGGCACCAGAACTGAAGTCGTTCATATTCGTTAGCGAAGACGCATTGCTGAATGACAAGCTTGTGATATTGATACATGGCAGCGGAGTTGTCAGAGCCGGTCAATGGGCAAGGCGATTAATTATAAACGACAATCTAGAGACCGGCACACAATTGCCTTACATAAGAAAAGCACGAGAGCTTGGATACGCGGTGATGGTTCTCAACACAAACGACAATTTCCGTACCGTAAACGGAAAGCCGACTGAAATACCG GGTAGCAAGGATCCTCATAGTCACGTCGATACCGTCTGGAAGCAGTACATAGAGCCCTCGAATGCGAAGCACGTAGCAATCGTTGCGCACAGTTACGGTGGCGTTTGCGTCGTTAAATTG GCGGTAGACCATTCGGAAGAATTTCGTCGCAGAGTATTTGCCGTCGGGCTAACCGATTCTGTGCACACGATTCCTGCAGCAAAGAACACGAAACACATTTTGAAG GTGGCGCGAAATTGGGTATCCTCGGAGAAGCCCCTGGACACCCCGGAGCGCACGCCTGACGGTGACATCGAACGGCGTTCTGCGG gACATCCGACCCACGAGATGACGTCGTACTCCTGCATGGAGTCCCTTTTCCAATTCGTAGAGGAGAGATTCAACGAGGCGAGAGGAAAATCCGATCTCTAA
- the LOC124410865 gene encoding 2-iminobutanoate/2-iminopropanoate deaminase isoform X1, whose amino-acid sequence MAMKIIRKIISTARAPKSAGPYNQAILVDRTVYLSGVLGLDKESGKLVDGGAAGEARQALVNMGCILKEAGSDFEKVIKTTILLDSIDDFSAINEVYKEFFTKDYPARSTFQVGKLPLGAKVEIEAIALTGEVKTVGGS is encoded by the exons atggcgatgaaaattattcgcaaaATCATATCAACTGCAAGGGCTCCAAAATCGGCGGGACCATATAA TCAAGCCATTTTGGTCGACCGAACCGTTTATCTTTCTGGAGTACTTGGGCTTGATAAGGAGTCTGGGAAGCTGGTGGATGGTGGGGCAGCCGGAGAAGCTCGTCAGGCACTCGTCAATATGGGATGTATTTTAAAGGAGGCGGGTTCGGACTTTGAGAAAG TTATAAAGACGACTATCTTGCTCGACAGTATCGATGATTTTTCTGCCATAAACGAAGTTTACAAGGAAT TTTTCACAAAGGATTATCCAGCAAGGTCGACATTCCAGGTTGGGAAGCTACCATTG GGAGCGAAGGTTGAAATCGAGGCAATTGCGTTGACTGGTGAAGTAAAAACGGTCGGTGGGTCTTAA